In Apium graveolens cultivar Ventura chromosome 10, ASM990537v1, whole genome shotgun sequence, the following are encoded in one genomic region:
- the LOC141690915 gene encoding AT-hook motif nuclear-localized protein 1-like has translation MENMSRSGVTVVGSDAPSEYHVAVRTETPVTGSVPHVTPHVGVSPVPAMIVPPVSVDLTALKKKRGRPRKYGPDGSVTKALSPKPISSSAPPPVIDFSVEKPRGKVRPVGLPAKQHQPKMQMEGLGEWFSSAGANFTPHIVTVNAGEDVMMKIISFSQQGPRAICILSANGVISSVTLRQPDSSGGTLTYEGRFDILSLSGSFMPTEVGGIRNRSGGMSVSLAGPDGRIIGGSVAGLLVAACPVQIVIGSFYAGSRQDQGPKNFFAQTAAAPVSSIAPTDDLHGQQNSATPLQNLSATSLGGNGWPTYGDESRNKPTDVNVTLPAPFKPTDMNTTLPAPFKPTDINVTLPTPFKPTDMNVTLPESFKPTDINVTASIV, from the exons ATGGAAAATATGAGCAGGAGTGGGGTCACAGTAGTTGGATCAGATGCCCCATCTGAGTATCATGTTGCTGTAAGAACTGAAACTCCTGTAACTGGATCAGTTCCTCACGTGACCCCGCACGTGGGTGTTTCTCCGGTGCCGGCTATGATTGTGCCGCCGGTGAGTGTGGATTTGACAGCTCTCAAGAAGAAGAGAGGTAGGCCAAGAAAGTATGGCCCAGATGGTTCTGTGACTAAGGCTTTGTCTCCCAAGCCCATTTCCTCCTCGGCGCCGCCGCCGGTGATTGATTTCTCGGTGGAGAAGCCGCGGGGTAAAGTCCGGCCGGTGGGCTTGCCTGCTAAGCAACATCAACCTAAGATGCAGATGGAAGGCTTAG GCGAGTGGTTTTCATCTGCCGGTGCTAATTTCACGCCTCATATTGTAACAGTGAATGCTGGAGAG GATGTCATGATGAAGATCATTTCTTTTTCTCAGCAAGGACCTCGAGCAATATGCATTCTATCTGCGAATGGTGTCATATCAAGCGTGACACTTCGACAGCCTGATTCATCTGGGGGTACATTGACTTATGAG ggtcgttttgatatactGTCATTGTCTGGATCATTTATGCCAACTGAAGTTGGAGGAATAAGGAACAGATCTGGAGGGATGAGTGTCTCATTAGCAGGCCCGGATGGACGTATTATTGGGGGGAGTGTTGCTGGGCTGCTGGTAGCTGCTTGCCCTGTGCAG ATTGTCATAGGCAGCTTCTATGCTGGCAGTCGGCAGGATCAAGGTCCCAAGAACTTTTTTGCACAGACAGCTGCTGCTCCTGTTTCTTCTATTGCACCAACAGATGATCTTCATGGTCAGCAAAACTCAGCTACTCCATTGCAAAATCTTTCAGCAACTTCTCTGGGTGGAAATGGTTGGCCAACGTATGGTGATGAGTCCAGGAATAAACCTACTGACGTAAACGTGACTTTGCCCGCACCATTTAAGCCTACTGATATGAACACAACTTTGCCCGCACCATTCAAGCCTACGGATATAAATGTGACTTTGCCCACACCATTCAAGCCCACCGACATGAACGTGACTTTGCCTGAATCATTCAAGCCTACTGACATAAACGTGACTGCCAGCATAGTTTGA
- the LOC141691264 gene encoding uncharacterized protein LOC141691264 — protein sequence MAISNSGVLKSIGRNRKAIDSIFRVGSLELVDKLKKRHVDVVCVQETKFRGAKTKEANEFKLWYSGVITTRNSVGIMLRAQLNNNVVEVNRFNDRVMMIKLVADVVFVNIVSAYAPHVGLGDEEEKKNTSGIL from the coding sequence ATGGCAATCTCAAATAGCGGTGTTTTGAAGAGTATAGGGAGAAATAGGAAGGCCATTGATTCCATCTTTAGGGTAGGCTCTTTGGAACTTGTAGATAAATTAAAAAAGAGACATGTTGATGTAGTTTGTGTACAAGAGACTAAGTTCAGGGGTGCTAAGACAAAGGAAGCAAATGAATTTAAATTATGGTATTCAGGGGTTATAACTACTAGGAACAGTGTTGGTATTATGTTACGTGCACAATTGAATAATAATGTGGTGGAGGTGAATCGATTTAATGATAGGGTGATGATGATTAAACTAGTTGCGGATGTTGTGTTTGTTAATATTGTTAGTGCCTACGCCCCACATGTTGGTTTGGGAGATGAGGAGGAAAAAAAAAATACTTCTGGGATTCTTTAG